Proteins encoded together in one Janthinobacterium tructae window:
- a CDS encoding A24 family peptidase, whose translation MPATALCDLLLLCFVTGAAVSDLIRRKIPNGLVLSGMLAALALHLWLWPQSVPSLWLGGMATGFFLFLPLYVLRGMAAGDVKLIAMVGAFAGPWPVLQICFATFVLGGLMAVLMITWQGKWRACLGNLRQLLWPMIARMAGIPLAPAALGSGASVGNMPYGLAIALGCLAVQGRHYF comes from the coding sequence ATGCCTGCAACTGCCTTGTGCGACCTGCTGCTGTTGTGTTTTGTGACGGGGGCCGCCGTCAGTGATTTGATCCGCCGCAAGATACCGAATGGTTTGGTGCTGTCCGGCATGCTCGCCGCGCTGGCTTTGCACCTGTGGCTGTGGCCGCAAAGCGTGCCGTCGTTGTGGCTGGGCGGCATGGCGACGGGTTTCTTCCTGTTCCTGCCTTTATACGTGCTGCGCGGCATGGCCGCCGGCGACGTCAAACTGATCGCCATGGTGGGCGCCTTTGCCGGCCCGTGGCCCGTGCTGCAGATCTGTTTCGCCACCTTTGTGCTGGGCGGCCTGATGGCCGTGCTGATGATCACCTGGCAGGGCAAGTGGCGCGCCTGCCTGGGCAACCTGCGCCAGCTGCTGTGGCCGATGATCGCGCGCATGGCCGGCATACCCCTGGCACCCGCCGCACTGGGCAGTGGCGCCAGCGTGGGCAACATGCCGTACGGACTGGCCATTGCCCTGGGTTGCCTGGCAGTGCAAGGGCGACATTATTTCTGA
- a CDS encoding ATP-binding protein, which yields MTEVVYSMSSESAPRPADANLMPPLPPQPKSLRETGLERPLVVELIAKLMFVSGKTHLSAMTTRLRLSINVLREVLDFMVAEQMAEVAWRGESEIDVQYQLTGAGKQRASAFLERCAYIGAAPVTLEAYRAMVARQSWLVQEQRVGSDDLAAVLGSAHAGPGMLDVVGAALHSGRSLLLYGPPGSGKSTLALQLGQLLHGLVAVPYAIVVGQDIIQLYDPAQHLPPAPQHVSHARQALERRSTDIRWVLCQRPVIHVGAELDAGMLELRHDASGGCYQAPAHVRANNGMLILDDLGCQRLGAHELLTRLMQPLARGIDQLGLPGGVQISVPFDNALVLATNVPPGELFDPALLRRIGYKVQVGPLAESAYRALFRQQCRLAGMAIDELTLNHLLQLHGAQGRPLLASYPGELLARIGDFAGFAGCEARLTVAALDQAWSSLFASCDMPAASLCERIA from the coding sequence ATGACCGAGGTCGTTTATTCCATGAGCAGCGAGAGTGCGCCGCGTCCCGCCGACGCGAACCTGATGCCGCCCTTGCCGCCGCAGCCGAAGAGCTTGCGCGAAACGGGCCTGGAGCGGCCGCTGGTGGTTGAACTGATCGCCAAGCTGATGTTTGTGAGCGGCAAGACGCACCTGTCCGCCATGACGACGCGCTTGCGCCTGTCGATCAATGTCTTGCGCGAAGTGCTCGATTTCATGGTGGCCGAGCAGATGGCCGAAGTGGCCTGGCGCGGCGAATCCGAGATCGACGTGCAGTATCAGCTGACGGGCGCCGGCAAGCAGCGCGCCAGCGCCTTCCTTGAGCGCTGTGCGTATATCGGCGCCGCCCCCGTCACCCTGGAAGCTTACCGCGCCATGGTGGCGCGCCAGTCGTGGCTGGTACAGGAGCAGCGCGTCGGCAGCGACGACCTGGCCGCCGTGCTGGGCAGCGCCCATGCGGGGCCGGGCATGCTCGACGTGGTCGGTGCTGCCCTGCATTCGGGGCGCTCGCTGCTGCTGTACGGTCCGCCCGGCAGCGGCAAGTCGACCCTGGCGCTGCAACTGGGACAATTGCTGCACGGTCTCGTCGCCGTGCCCTACGCCATCGTCGTCGGCCAGGACATCATTCAATTGTACGATCCGGCGCAGCACCTGCCGCCCGCGCCGCAGCATGTCAGCCATGCGCGCCAGGCGCTGGAGCGGCGCAGCACGGATATTCGCTGGGTGTTGTGTCAGCGTCCCGTGATTCACGTAGGCGCCGAGCTCGACGCGGGCATGCTGGAGCTGCGCCATGACGCCAGCGGCGGCTGCTACCAGGCGCCAGCGCATGTGCGGGCGAATAACGGCATGCTGATCCTTGACGACCTGGGCTGCCAGCGTCTGGGTGCGCACGAACTGCTGACGCGGCTGATGCAGCCGCTGGCACGGGGCATTGACCAGCTGGGCCTGCCTGGCGGCGTGCAGATCAGCGTGCCGTTCGACAATGCCCTGGTGCTGGCCACGAACGTGCCGCCGGGCGAGCTGTTCGATCCTGCCTTGCTGCGCCGCATCGGCTACAAGGTGCAGGTGGGGCCGCTGGCCGAGAGCGCCTATCGCGCCCTGTTCCGCCAGCAATGCCGTCTGGCTGGCATGGCCATCGACGAGCTGACCCTGAATCACCTGCTGCAGCTGCATGGCGCGCAGGGACGGCCCTTGCTGGCCAGTTATCCTGGTGAATTGCTGGCGCGCATAGGCGACTTTGCCGGTTTTGCCGGCTGTGAAGCGCGCCTGACGGTGGCCGCCCTGGACCAGGCCTGGAGCAGCCTGTTTGCCAGTTGCGACATGCCGGCCGCCAGCCTGTGCGAGCGTATCGCATGA
- the cpaB gene encoding Flp pilus assembly protein CpaB, translated as MKNRRALLMMGLAVVLGLLAVLLASHWLLRQTPAGKGKIVVAASDVNLGQRLTPEMLRLAEWPAESLPQGALQDPAPLAGRVLKTSVLRGEPLSEAKLAPVGTLGGLSALITEGRRAITVRVNDVIGVAGFALPGNYVDIIVSTQQDAGDRAFPQSRNISKIVLERILVLAVAQEVGRDETKPRVVNAVTLEVTPEQAENLDLARSVGSLSLVLRNQVDPQPGVTAGATKLTLLGGPLEAEPAPAAAPVPAVAPRAVRVAKAVPEAARQCSGVIDGTRQSRECF; from the coding sequence ATGAAGAACCGGCGCGCCCTTCTGATGATGGGTCTGGCTGTGGTGCTGGGCCTGCTGGCCGTGTTGCTGGCCTCGCACTGGCTGCTGCGCCAGACGCCTGCCGGCAAGGGCAAGATCGTCGTCGCCGCCAGCGATGTCAACCTGGGCCAGCGCCTGACGCCCGAGATGCTGCGCCTGGCCGAGTGGCCGGCGGAAAGCTTGCCGCAGGGCGCGTTGCAAGACCCGGCGCCACTGGCGGGACGGGTGCTGAAAACCAGCGTGCTGCGCGGCGAACCGCTGAGCGAAGCCAAGCTGGCGCCGGTGGGTACCCTGGGCGGTCTGTCGGCCCTGATCACGGAAGGGCGGCGCGCCATCACCGTGCGCGTCAACGACGTGATCGGCGTGGCCGGCTTCGCCTTGCCGGGCAACTATGTCGACATCATCGTGAGTACCCAGCAAGATGCCGGCGACCGGGCGTTTCCGCAAAGCCGCAACATTTCGAAGATCGTGCTCGAACGCATCCTGGTGCTGGCCGTGGCGCAGGAAGTGGGGCGCGACGAGACCAAGCCGCGCGTGGTCAATGCGGTGACCCTGGAAGTGACGCCGGAACAGGCGGAAAACCTGGACCTGGCGCGCAGCGTGGGCAGCCTGTCGCTGGTGCTGCGCAACCAGGTCGACCCGCAGCCGGGCGTGACGGCGGGCGCCACCAAGCTGACCCTGCTGGGCGGGCCGCTTGAAGCCGAACCCGCTCCTGCCGCTGCCCCCGTGCCTGCTGTTGCACCGCGTGCGGTGCGCGTGGCGAAGGCAGTGCCGGAAGCGGCGCGCCAGTGCAGCGGCGTCATCGACGGGACGCGCCAGTCGCGCGAATGTTTTTAG
- a CDS encoding type II and III secretion system protein family protein, whose product MNRALLTLCCLLLPLAGAAADPGPRCGGEAASPGNLQLQVGKSSMLRLPEAVLARSVGNPAVLQAMLVAPDTLYVVGVEVGSTNMIIQGKSGVCSVVNVSVSMDPAGLQATLAALMPEEQAIRVTAVADTLVLSGTVQDAGAVLRAVELAHAYVRRATYPLALPKPADGAAMPLAATAPAGGTGSANSRIINMLDVSAPQQVMLAVQIAEVSKSLLERLEVGATLRFASGSWATTLLSNFLSGTANGLLDVRKSNGQQLTIEAQKQDGLVRILAEPTVMAISGQEGSFLAGGKIFIPVGQDNNKITLEEREYGVGLRFTPTVLSGGRINLKVAPEVSELSREGVGISAAGVSGRSILPVITTRRASTTVQLYDGQSYAIGGLIKNNQVSNITGVPWLSEVPILGVLFRSTDFQHDRTELLFVITAHLVKPLPADAVLPTAQLAPPSRTDLMLGGKMEGTLAPPSVPPPVPPLRAANGFELK is encoded by the coding sequence ATGAACCGCGCCCTGCTGACACTGTGCTGCCTGCTGTTGCCGCTTGCCGGCGCGGCGGCCGATCCTGGCCCGCGCTGCGGCGGCGAAGCGGCGTCACCCGGCAACCTGCAGCTGCAGGTGGGCAAGTCGAGCATGCTGCGCCTGCCCGAGGCGGTGCTGGCCCGCAGCGTCGGCAATCCGGCCGTGCTGCAAGCCATGCTGGTGGCGCCCGACACTTTATATGTGGTCGGCGTCGAGGTGGGCAGCACCAACATGATCATCCAGGGCAAGAGCGGCGTGTGCAGTGTGGTGAACGTCAGCGTCAGCATGGACCCGGCCGGCTTGCAAGCGACCCTGGCGGCCCTGATGCCGGAAGAGCAAGCCATCCGCGTGACGGCCGTGGCCGATACCCTGGTGCTGTCGGGCACGGTGCAGGATGCGGGCGCCGTGCTGCGCGCCGTCGAGCTGGCGCACGCGTATGTGCGCCGCGCTACGTACCCGCTGGCGCTGCCCAAGCCCGCCGATGGTGCCGCCATGCCGCTCGCCGCCACGGCGCCCGCTGGCGGCACGGGCAGCGCGAACAGCCGCATCATCAACATGCTCGACGTCAGTGCGCCACAGCAAGTGATGCTGGCCGTGCAGATTGCCGAAGTGTCGAAGTCGCTGCTGGAACGGCTGGAAGTGGGTGCCACCCTGCGTTTTGCGTCCGGCAGCTGGGCCACCACCTTGCTGTCGAATTTCCTCAGCGGCACGGCCAATGGCTTGCTCGACGTGCGCAAGTCGAATGGCCAGCAGCTGACCATCGAGGCGCAGAAACAGGATGGCCTGGTGCGCATCCTGGCCGAGCCGACGGTGATGGCGATCAGCGGGCAGGAAGGCAGTTTTTTGGCTGGCGGCAAGATCTTCATTCCCGTCGGCCAGGACAACAACAAGATCACGCTGGAAGAGCGCGAGTATGGCGTCGGCCTGCGTTTTACGCCCACCGTGCTGTCGGGCGGGCGCATCAATTTGAAGGTGGCGCCGGAAGTGTCGGAACTGTCGCGCGAAGGAGTCGGCATTTCCGCCGCCGGCGTCAGCGGGCGCTCGATCCTGCCCGTCATCACGACGCGGCGCGCTTCGACCACGGTGCAGCTGTACGACGGCCAGAGCTACGCCATCGGCGGCTTGATCAAGAACAACCAGGTGAGCAACATCACGGGCGTGCCCTGGCTCAGCGAGGTGCCCATCCTCGGCGTGCTGTTTCGCAGCACGGATTTCCAGCATGACCGCACGGAATTGCTGTTCGTCATTACCGCGCACCTGGTCAAACCCTTGCCGGCGGACGCCGTGCTGCCGACGGCGCAGCTGGCGCCCCCTTCGCGCACGGACTTGATGTTGGGCGGCAAGATGGAAGGCACGCTGGCGCCGCCGTCCGTACCGCCGCCCGTGCCACCACTGCGCGCGGCCAACGGTTTCGAGCTGAAATGA
- a CDS encoding pilus assembly protein TadG-related protein: MANRRQRQRGAMLIAFSILLIVVLGFIGLAVDVGMVIGRKTELQNLADNAALAAAPELVGTAAGLANAVEKAKLSAAGHSAYRRRTQGAILSDESIRFASAFDAPASAWQVAAAVADPATALFVRVDTRDNRPSLGRVATAFLGAWSPALRTLDTGARAVAGRASLRLTPLAICALSSAPAGLRTNAGPPERKEALEYGFRRGVAYDLFHLNPHGAVPEHFVLNPLGPLGALGPSAQVSNAAVAPFICSGSVLHTAIGGAAIHAHRPFPTSLWPAFNARFNQYAGSGCHPLTAPPDVNIRVFPNAAANWWMNMPSASSAASSGGNPLLSVADLPPAAAGVPASISAASYGPLWSFAKAVQYASPKPPGDFVAFPNSAWSSLYPGLPGAPASNSFYPASGTPYLALAFQTAPVGNTGVAQRRVLNIALLACPLPAGSDVLANVLAVGRFFMTAPASSAMLSAEFAGVVPEQALAGPAELLQ; this comes from the coding sequence ATGGCAAATAGACGCCAGCGCCAGCGCGGGGCGATGCTGATCGCCTTTTCCATCCTGCTCATCGTGGTGCTGGGCTTTATCGGCCTGGCCGTGGATGTGGGCATGGTCATCGGGCGCAAGACGGAATTGCAGAACCTGGCCGACAACGCGGCGCTGGCGGCGGCGCCGGAACTGGTGGGCACGGCCGCCGGCCTGGCCAATGCCGTGGAGAAAGCCAAGCTCAGTGCGGCCGGGCATAGTGCATATCGGCGCCGCACGCAGGGCGCCATCCTGTCCGACGAGAGCATCCGCTTTGCCAGCGCCTTTGACGCGCCGGCCAGTGCGTGGCAGGTGGCGGCGGCGGTGGCCGATCCCGCCACGGCCCTGTTCGTGCGCGTCGATACGCGCGACAACAGGCCGTCGCTGGGCAGGGTGGCGACGGCCTTCCTGGGCGCCTGGTCGCCTGCGCTGCGCACGCTCGACACGGGCGCGCGCGCCGTGGCGGGCCGCGCCAGCCTGCGCCTGACGCCGCTGGCCATCTGCGCATTGTCGTCGGCGCCGGCCGGCCTGCGCACGAATGCGGGGCCGCCCGAGCGCAAGGAAGCGCTGGAATACGGCTTTCGCCGCGGTGTCGCGTATGACCTGTTCCATCTTAATCCGCATGGGGCCGTGCCCGAGCACTTCGTGCTCAACCCGCTCGGTCCGCTGGGCGCGCTCGGCCCGTCGGCGCAGGTGAGCAACGCCGCCGTGGCGCCGTTCATCTGCAGCGGCAGCGTGCTGCACACGGCCATCGGCGGCGCGGCCATCCATGCGCACCGTCCGTTCCCCACCAGCTTGTGGCCGGCATTCAACGCCCGCTTCAACCAGTATGCGGGCAGCGGCTGCCATCCGCTGACGGCGCCGCCCGACGTGAATATCCGCGTCTTTCCCAATGCAGCGGCAAACTGGTGGATGAATATGCCGTCCGCTTCCAGCGCCGCCTCCAGCGGCGGCAATCCCCTGCTGTCGGTGGCCGACCTGCCGCCGGCCGCCGCCGGGGTGCCTGCCTCCATTTCCGCTGCCAGCTATGGTCCCTTGTGGTCGTTCGCCAAGGCGGTGCAATACGCCAGTCCCAAGCCACCCGGCGATTTTGTCGCCTTTCCCAACAGCGCCTGGAGCAGCCTGTATCCAGGCTTGCCCGGCGCGCCTGCCAGCAACAGCTTTTATCCCGCCAGCGGCACGCCCTATCTGGCGCTCGCCTTCCAGACCGCGCCCGTGGGCAACACGGGCGTGGCGCAGCGGCGCGTGCTCAACATCGCCTTGCTGGCGTGCCCCTTGCCGGCCGGCAGCGATGTGCTGGCCAATGTGCTGGCCGTCGGCCGTTTTTTCATGACGGCGCCGGCCAGCAGCGCCATGCTCAGCGCCGAATTTGCCGGCGTGGTGCCGGAGCAGGCGCTGGCCGGCCCGGCGGAGCTGCTGCAATGA
- a CDS encoding TadE/TadG family type IV pilus assembly protein: MKAPCRKSCPRRQDGVAAIELALILLFFIGLLPVVLLFGRALLAYTAMQKSAHDAARYMATLPLPQMTNTASAVQGTAFARQMALDAMAETWPQLEPVQVNLECVYSDDAYSCGTLTSKPLQVRVKFATDMPIGILPDLLSKWLPPMASIPLRANATLRYEN, from the coding sequence ATGAAGGCGCCATGCCGCAAGTCGTGCCCACGCCGCCAGGACGGCGTGGCCGCCATCGAGCTGGCGCTGATCCTGCTGTTTTTCATCGGCTTGCTACCCGTGGTACTGCTGTTCGGCCGTGCGCTGCTGGCCTATACGGCCATGCAAAAAAGCGCGCATGATGCGGCGCGCTATATGGCTACCCTGCCGCTGCCGCAGATGACGAATACGGCATCGGCGGTCCAGGGCACGGCGTTTGCGCGGCAAATGGCGCTCGATGCGATGGCGGAAACCTGGCCGCAGCTGGAGCCGGTTCAAGTCAATCTGGAATGCGTGTACAGCGACGACGCTTATTCCTGCGGCACGCTAACGAGCAAGCCGCTGCAGGTGCGCGTCAAGTTCGCCACCGACATGCCCATCGGCATCCTGCCCGACCTGTTGAGCAAGTGGCTGCCGCCGATGGCATCGATACCGTTGCGTGCCAACGCGACCTTGCGCTATGAAAATTGA
- a CDS encoding TadE/TadG family type IV pilus assembly protein yields MKIDLHRGRRRQGGVFAVEFAMLAVLFFLFLFAMLEVARAVYVWNMVHEITRRAARGAAVTDFSDAGALQAVRTHAVLRATPGALPLGGGISDAYVRIDYLSQAASGAALAAVPVTVMPGCPQRNRINCLDDPHGASCIRFVRARLCVPGDGARCERVPYRPVLPLLGMMFPSGAGAVRLPSGTTMAVAESLGYPDNPNFCP; encoded by the coding sequence ATGAAAATTGACCTGCACAGGGGGCGCCGGCGCCAGGGCGGCGTGTTCGCCGTCGAATTCGCCATGCTGGCGGTGCTGTTCTTTCTCTTCCTGTTCGCCATGCTGGAAGTGGCGCGCGCCGTGTACGTGTGGAATATGGTGCATGAGATCACCCGGCGCGCCGCGCGCGGCGCGGCCGTGACCGATTTCAGCGACGCCGGCGCGCTGCAGGCCGTGCGCACGCACGCCGTGCTGCGTGCTACGCCGGGCGCGCTGCCGCTCGGTGGCGGCATCAGCGATGCGTATGTACGCATCGATTATCTGTCGCAGGCCGCCAGCGGCGCCGCGCTGGCGGCAGTGCCGGTGACGGTGATGCCAGGCTGTCCGCAACGCAACCGTATCAATTGCCTGGACGATCCGCATGGCGCCAGCTGCATCCGCTTCGTGCGCGCGCGCCTGTGCGTGCCGGGCGATGGCGCGCGCTGCGAGCGCGTGCCATACCGGCCCGTGCTGCCCCTGCTGGGGATGATGTTTCCCTCCGGCGCAGGGGCCGTGCGTTTGCCCAGCGGAACCACCATGGCGGTGGCCGAGTCGCTGGGCTATCCGGACAACCCGAATTTCTGTCCCTGA
- a CDS encoding AAA family ATPase, with product MKALMISRDASLHEEIAAQGAARMPVLRLLERRSGLRDAVERMLPEAPELVIVDASGLDAEEADLLERLARQYPLAVLMLLTRGQQQDVLIRAMRAGMREVLQLPLVHKAFHEAMDRVDIQAGVTQMRDGKVLAFISCKGGSGATFLSTNFSYALASLAGCKVLLIDLHGQFGDATLYVSDQKPAMTLSDICAQIARMDGAFLASCLVHVTPNFGVLAAADDPAHKVDMQPEHMDRILAVARQHYDYIVLDVGRQIDALSLRALDNADAIYPVLQLALPDIRDGRRLLDIFRSLGYPGERLRLIVNRYEKGGRLRLADLEQALGAEVVHTVPNDYLAATDSVNQGIPLLQLSRTSAVARSLAELVELVTARRVTESRGLFDRLFSRSEA from the coding sequence ATGAAAGCCTTGATGATTAGCCGCGACGCCAGCTTGCACGAAGAAATTGCCGCGCAAGGCGCGGCCCGCATGCCCGTGCTGCGTCTGCTGGAACGGCGCAGCGGCCTGCGCGACGCCGTCGAGCGCATGCTGCCCGAAGCGCCCGAACTGGTGATCGTCGATGCCAGCGGCCTTGACGCCGAGGAGGCGGACTTGCTGGAGCGGCTGGCGCGCCAGTATCCGCTGGCCGTGCTGATGCTGCTCACGCGCGGCCAGCAGCAGGATGTGCTGATCCGCGCCATGCGCGCCGGCATGCGCGAAGTGCTGCAGCTGCCGCTGGTGCACAAGGCCTTTCACGAGGCGATGGACCGGGTCGATATCCAGGCCGGCGTGACGCAGATGCGCGACGGCAAGGTGCTCGCCTTCATTTCGTGCAAGGGCGGCAGCGGCGCGACCTTTCTGTCGACGAATTTTTCTTACGCGCTGGCCAGCCTGGCCGGCTGCAAGGTGCTGCTGATCGATCTGCACGGCCAGTTCGGCGACGCCACTTTGTACGTGTCGGACCAGAAGCCGGCCATGACGCTGTCCGATATCTGCGCGCAGATCGCGCGCATGGATGGCGCCTTTCTGGCCTCGTGCCTGGTGCACGTGACACCGAACTTCGGCGTGCTGGCGGCGGCCGATGATCCCGCGCACAAGGTCGACATGCAGCCCGAGCACATGGACCGCATCCTGGCCGTGGCGCGCCAGCATTACGACTACATCGTGCTCGACGTGGGGCGCCAGATCGATGCGCTGTCGCTGCGCGCGCTCGACAACGCCGACGCCATCTATCCGGTGCTGCAGCTGGCCCTGCCCGACATCCGCGACGGGCGCCGTCTGCTCGACATCTTCCGCTCGCTCGGCTATCCGGGCGAGCGCCTGCGCCTGATCGTCAACCGCTATGAAAAGGGCGGGCGCCTGCGCCTGGCGGACCTGGAGCAGGCGCTGGGCGCCGAAGTGGTGCACACGGTGCCCAATGATTACCTCGCCGCCACGGACTCCGTCAACCAGGGCATCCCGCTGCTGCAGCTGTCGCGCACCAGCGCCGTGGCGCGCAGCCTGGCCGAGCTGGTGGAGCTGGTGACGGCACGCCGCGTGACGGAAAGCCGCGGCCTGTTCGACCGCCTGTTCAGCCGCAGCGAGGCTTGA
- a CDS encoding CpaF family protein has translation MTLRERLAANETVRPVTNGQGALALHAYQELKKTMHQTILDRIDLERLKRLTAEQFKHELALLVQRVIEEERIVLNQHERHSLVLDIQHEMLGFGPLEPLLADASVSDILVNTCDKVYVERGGRLQLTDVTFHDNAHLMKIIEKIVSRVGRRVDESSPMVDARLPDGSRVNAIIPPLAVDGPILSIRRFAVQPLTIANLLDYKSLTPPMVQVLQALGQAKVNILISGGTGSGKTTLLNVLSGFIPGSERIVTIEDAAELALRQPHVVRLETRPPNIEGKGEVSQRALVRNALRMRPDRIILGEVRGAEALDMLQAMNTGHEGSLATIHSNTARDALARLENMVGMASVNLTPRATRQQICSAVTVVMQVSRLTDGARKLVSLQEVTGMEGDIIAMHEIFRFEQTGVDAEGKVQGHFCATGVRPRFTERLRMFGAPVPDSVFDPDRIYE, from the coding sequence ATGACTTTACGCGAACGCCTGGCGGCGAATGAAACGGTGCGCCCCGTCACGAATGGACAAGGCGCGCTGGCGCTGCACGCTTACCAGGAACTGAAAAAGACCATGCACCAGACGATACTCGACCGTATCGACCTGGAACGCTTGAAACGCCTGACGGCGGAGCAGTTCAAGCACGAGCTGGCGCTGCTGGTACAGCGCGTCATCGAGGAAGAGCGCATCGTGCTGAATCAGCACGAACGCCACAGCCTGGTGCTCGACATCCAGCACGAGATGCTGGGCTTTGGCCCGCTCGAACCCCTGCTGGCCGACGCCAGCGTGTCCGATATCCTCGTCAATACCTGCGACAAGGTGTATGTCGAGCGGGGCGGGCGGCTGCAGCTGACGGACGTGACGTTCCACGACAATGCGCACCTGATGAAGATCATCGAAAAAATCGTTTCGCGCGTGGGACGGCGCGTCGATGAATCGAGTCCGATGGTCGATGCGCGCCTGCCCGATGGTTCGCGCGTGAACGCCATCATTCCGCCTCTGGCCGTCGATGGCCCGATATTGTCGATCCGGCGCTTTGCCGTGCAGCCGCTGACGATCGCCAACCTGCTCGACTACAAGAGCCTGACACCACCCATGGTGCAGGTGCTGCAGGCGCTGGGCCAGGCCAAGGTCAACATCCTGATCTCGGGCGGCACGGGCAGCGGCAAGACGACCTTGCTCAACGTGTTGTCCGGCTTCATTCCCGGCAGCGAGCGCATCGTCACCATCGAGGATGCGGCCGAACTGGCGCTGCGCCAGCCGCACGTGGTGCGCCTGGAAACGCGGCCGCCGAATATCGAGGGCAAGGGCGAAGTGAGTCAGCGCGCGCTGGTGCGCAATGCGCTGCGCATGCGCCCCGACCGCATCATCCTGGGCGAGGTGCGCGGCGCCGAGGCGCTCGACATGCTGCAGGCGATGAACACGGGCCATGAGGGTTCGCTGGCGACCATTCACTCGAACACGGCGCGCGATGCGCTGGCGCGGCTGGAAAACATGGTCGGCATGGCCAGCGTGAACCTGACGCCGCGCGCCACGCGCCAGCAGATCTGTTCGGCCGTGACGGTGGTGATGCAAGTGTCGCGCCTGACGGACGGCGCGCGCAAGCTGGTCAGCCTGCAGGAGGTGACGGGCATGGAAGGCGACATCATCGCCATGCATGAAATCTTCCGCTTCGAGCAGACGGGCGTCGATGCCGAGGGCAAGGTGCAGGGCCATTTCTGCGCCACGGGCGTGCGGCCCCGTTTCACGGAGCGCCTGCGCATGTTCGGCGCACCCGTGCCGGACAGCGTGTTCGACCCGGATCGCATCTACGAGTAG
- a CDS encoding type II secretion system F family protein → MDLVFYGFAVLLFAACILMVEGAWLWWSGTHGGAARRINRRLRLMAARGEAGGERISILKQRRYARAPGLERLLRRVPQAAQLDHLLLQSGLSWSVAQFIGVTGALLLTALLLLAAWSMPLPGALLLLSCAVSGPCLLVLRARAARLKKIEAQLPEAADFLARALRAGHSFSNVLQMVGDELNEPISGEFKMAHEEINYGVPMNEALQNLAARIPLTDLRYLVIAVLVQRESGGNLAEVLVSIARIIRARLKLLGQVRVLSAEGRMSAWVLGLMPVVMIGVMALVNPQYIRLLWTDPSGIKLLWYAAGMVALGVVWMRNVIRIRI, encoded by the coding sequence ATGGACCTGGTGTTCTACGGCTTTGCCGTGCTGCTGTTTGCCGCCTGCATCCTGATGGTGGAAGGCGCCTGGCTGTGGTGGTCGGGCACGCATGGCGGCGCGGCGCGGCGCATCAACCGGCGCTTGCGGCTGATGGCGGCGCGCGGCGAGGCGGGTGGGGAGCGGATCTCCATCCTCAAGCAACGCCGCTATGCGCGTGCGCCCGGCCTCGAGCGTTTGCTGCGGCGCGTGCCGCAGGCGGCGCAGCTCGACCACCTGCTGCTGCAATCGGGCTTGTCCTGGTCGGTGGCGCAATTCATCGGCGTCACGGGTGCCTTGTTGCTGACGGCCTTGCTGCTGCTGGCGGCCTGGTCCATGCCCTTGCCTGGTGCCTTGCTGCTGCTGTCTTGCGCCGTGAGCGGACCGTGCCTGTTGGTGCTGCGCGCGCGCGCGGCGCGGCTGAAAAAGATCGAGGCGCAACTGCCGGAAGCGGCCGATTTCCTGGCCCGCGCGCTGCGCGCCGGTCACTCGTTTTCGAATGTGCTGCAGATGGTGGGCGACGAACTCAATGAGCCGATCAGCGGCGAATTCAAGATGGCGCACGAAGAGATCAATTACGGCGTGCCAATGAACGAGGCGCTGCAAAACCTGGCCGCGCGCATTCCGCTGACGGACTTGCGCTACCTCGTCATCGCCGTGCTGGTACAGCGCGAATCGGGGGGGAATCTGGCCGAAGTGCTGGTCAGCATCGCGCGCATCATCCGCGCCCGTTTGAAACTGCTGGGACAGGTGCGCGTGCTGTCGGCCGAGGGGCGTATGTCGGCCTGGGTGCTGGGACTGATGCCGGTGGTGATGATCGGCGTCATGGCGCTGGTCAACCCGCAATACATCCGCCTGCTGTGGACCGATCCCAGCGGCATTAAATTGCTGTGGTACGCGGCCGGCATGGTGGCGCTGGGCGTGGTCTGGATGCGCAATGTGATACGTATCAGGATATAA